ATTTGGAACACTCCTTATGAATGGCTAAATTATTACAATTTTAAAAGAATACATTTAACCCTTAACGGACTTACTCCTCATGAAAAGTATTTAGAAAGTGTAACCCTTGACTGTTAACTGTACATAGCTAGTTATAAAATACAAAAAAGTAGATAATAATCTACTTTTTTGTTTATGATGATAGTTTTGAGGTGTGGTATTTACAAAATTACCCAAATTACAAATCCACCAACTATAAGTATTAGAGCTAATATGAGTGTAAATAGTAATTTTTTTGGACTTTTTTCTTTTTGATATGTGCTTTCTATTTGTTCTGGTTCATAGGTTGTAATTTTTGGCTCAATATTTTGTTTATATGGTTTTTCTATTGCTTCATATTGAATATTTATTTCTTCTTGTGATGTATTATTTATTATTTCATCACCAATTGTGTTTGGTAAATCAGAAAATACATCCTCTATTATCGGTTGTTTTTTTTCTTCCAGTGGATTTAATTCATTTTTATTTTCATCCATAGGGATTTGTTATTTATTAGATATATTCATTTTAACAGTTATTTTGTTTAATTCAAATTTAATTTGACAATTTTGATAGTGATTTTGCTATTTGATTCAATTGATCCCAATATGTTGGTACTTTTTCATATGGACATTTTATTTCTATTTTATATACATATTCATCTATTTGCGTATAATAGTCCTTTCTATATATATCATTTATATTTTGTTCTTTTGTTTCAAAAAAATTGGAATTATTAAATATAGTTTTTGTATATTTACTTGTGTTTATTGCGTTTTCTATTTTTTTGTTTTCTCTTGATATAGTCAACATTATATCATTATTAGAAATATTGTTTATTTCGATTTTTTTAGATTCTGATATTACTTTTTTTGTCATATCATCTTTATAGTTGAATTTAATATTCCATGGTTCGTATTGATATTCTATTGTATTATCGTTCTTATTTGAATAGTTTTCAATTTTTTCAGAAACTTTTATTATTAATTCATTTTTGTCGTTTAATGTTTTTGTTTCATTTGTTTTCTGATCCGCTATTTTTTGCATTTCATTTATACTAGATTTTGCATCTGATATCTTTTTATTTATGTTTAGTTGTTCTAATGTTTCAGTTATACTATTTTTTATATTTTCTATTTCTAAATTTGGGGGATTGTTTTTAGATATATTTTTAATAAAAAATTGAAACCATAGTATCAGTATAAATAAAAAAGATACAAATACGAAAATTATCATTTGAACATTTTTTTTCATTTATTGTTTTGTTAGAATAACTAATTTTATTTCATCAGCAGGAAGGTCGTTCTTCGAGATTTTATATTCATCAGTTATTTCTGGATTAAGACCTATTTCTTTTGTAAAATCATCGACAGCCTCTAAATCAATTTTTAGTCCAGGTATTTTATAATGCATTGGTATTACAACTCTGGGCTCTATGTCATTTATTAGTTTAATAGCTTCTTTTGAATTTATTGTATATTTCCCCCCAATTGGTATTAATAAAATATCAACGTCGTTTAAAAATTCTAATTGATCTTGATTTAAATTTTTTTGACCTATATCGCTTAAATGTGCAAGTTTTAGTTTTTCATCTTCTATTTTGTACATAGTTATAATACCTTTTTGTGTTCCATTATCATTGTCATGATAAGCTTCTTTGCCATATATGAAGGTGCCATTTATTTCATATTCTCCAGGGCCATCTATAATTATAGTTTCAGCAGAAAAAAAATCTTTATTATTGTGATCGTCGTGATTGTGTGTTATTAGAGTAACATCAGGTTTTATTTTTGGGGGAATAATGCCTATGGAGGAATTATATGGATCTATTATTAATTCTATATTTTGACATTTTATTTTGAAATA
This genomic window from Patescibacteria group bacterium contains:
- a CDS encoding MBL fold metallo-hydrolase produces the protein MKITWYGQSYFKIKCQNIELIIDPYNSSIGIIPPKIKPDVTLITHNHDDHNNKDFFSAETIIIDGPGEYEINGTFIYGKEAYHDNDNGTQKGIITMYKIEDEKLKLAHLSDIGQKNLNQDQLEFLNDVDILLIPIGGKYTINSKEAIKLINDIEPRVVIPMHYKIPGLKIDLEAVDDFTKEIGLNPEITDEYKISKNDLPADEIKLVILTKQ